A segment of the Mangrovimonas sp. YM274 genome:
GCTACTTCCCGGATATGTTAACTCACAATTACTACATCCCGGAGTAAACTCTTGGTACAACATTTGTAAATGCGGATCGGTATCGGTTTGAGAATAAAAATTACCCCCGATAATTAAAGGGTATTCATATCCCGTAAAAAGATCTAATATTTTTTGCGCCTGCAATGGTTGATTCTCGGCATTACGATTGGCATTACTACCATCATCTAATGTTGCAGATGCAAATCCAATCGTCACGTTATCGGCTATCTCAATTTCGGCCCAAGCAAATGGTTTTTCTACACCTCCATAAATTGGCCCCACAGGCAAAACTGTAGATTGCGGGTTTACAATTGGGAATTTCGATAACATTGAAGGACCATATTCACCCTGTTGGTAGCTTCTCCCCGAAGCAAAATAATAATTCATCCCTAAAGCATTGGCAACTGTCAATCCTTGTTCAATTTCAATACCTGTACGTGCATTATAGTGATCTATTTCTCTTAGAACAACTAAATCCGGATCATAATTACTTATAAGTGCTGCAACCTGATTTAAATCTGCATGTTGATTATAAATACCGAAAGACATTACTTTTAGTGTCACCTCATCAATCTCTTCATCCTCTATATCTTCATCGTCTATTATAACTTCTGTTGGAGGTGTATAGTCTTTCCAATCACCTTCAGAGCAAGACATACCAAAAATTGAAATCAAGACTACAGTTATTATATATATATGCTTCATAGTTGTTTTCATGCTATTTATTTTTAATAATTAATAGTTTGGGTTTTGTTCCATATTTGGATTAGCAAGAATTTCAGCTTGCGGAATTGGCCATAAATAATCCCTATTATTTCTTGCTAAACGATCTTCCACATAAAAGGGTTCTCCCGTAGCTGGGTCTACAGCTCCATAAACTGGACCATTCATAACATCTTCAAGTATGTTCCATCTTCTAATATCCCAAAAACGTACCGCCTCAAATGCCAACTCTACACGTCTTTCACGTCTCACTAATTCTCGTAGTTTTTCTTGAGTATTATAAATCTGAGTATCTACATCCGGCATACCTGCTCTATTTCTAATAGCATTTATGTAGGTTATAACATCTGGGTTTTGCCAATCTCCAGTTTCTATTAAAGCTTCAACATAAGTAAGCAAAACTTCGGCATATCGTAATATCATATAATCTAGAGTTCTTGCCCCTGTTCTATCTTCTTCAGTCACATATTTATAACACCAATAACCAGTGGACGTGGAATTTTGAATTGAAATTCTATCATTATTATTTGGATTAGGATTAAAGGGTTCCAATACATTTGAAGAGAACTCTCTTCCGTTCCATAAAACTGAAGCCTGTAATCTTGGATCCCGATTATTGTTATAATTTGGTGAAGCCATATAGATTTGTAGTGAATCTTGGCCTAACTCCTGTATTGTTTTTCCTTGTTTAGTTTCAAAAGTATTTACTAAGGATGCTGTTGGAGACAAAACGGTTTTACCTCCCACACCTTGTGGTGCAAAAGCTACCCATGCATATGCTGATCCTCCTTCTTTAAAAAAAATACTTTCATTATTCATTTCACCTGTGTAAGTAAACAAATCTCTATAATTGGGGTATAAATTATAATTGCCACTGTTGATTAGCTCCAAGGAGGCTTGCTTAGCTAAGTCGTAATCCCCCTTATACAAAGACAATCGACTAATAAGTGCCCAACAAATTCCAGAAGTCATACGCCATCTTTCTGAATAGTTATATTCAGAAGGAAGATTTACGGCGCATTGCATCAATTCCTCTATTACAAAATCATAAACTTCCTGCTCTGTATTTCTCGCAACTTGGCTTTCATTTGGAGTGAGTGCAGTGGTTACTATTGGCACACCACCGTAAAGCATCATTAATTCCATGTGATAATAGGCGCGTAAAGCCTTTGCCTCCCACTTATATCTAGATTTTAATTCCTCGTCCATATATACGTTATCGACATTTTCCAAAAATCGAGCAGCTCGACGTATACATTTATAATCGGCAGTCCAAATTTGTAGAGCGACATCCCAACTTGCACTTTGCAATCCTTTGGTATAGGCTTCAAATTCCCCTCTAGAACTTTGTCTCGGTACCATATCATCTGATAAACCTGAAAGAAATTGTAACTGTCTACCATTAGCTCCATCCGGAATTCCTACATAAACACGATACAATGCTGCTGCGGCATCAGACTCTGTGTTCCACCATTCATCATCTGAAACAGCCGTAGGATGATCATGGGTTAAATAGTCTTCACAACTAACCAGCCCCAATGCACTCATTATTAATAAAAGGAAGATGTATTTTTTCATTACTATAATTTTTAAAATTTAACATTTAATCCTACCGTATAGGTTTCCACTACACCGTAAGTCCATTGATTTCCCCTAGTTTCTGGATCAACTAGTTTGGTTGATGTAAAGGTGAAAGGGTTCTGAGCATTCAGATAAACTCGAAACGACTTAAGTTTTAAAAAGTCTAATACATCTCCTTTTAAATTGTAACCTAACTGTACATACTTTAATCTTAAATAAGCTCCATTTTGGAACCAAAAATCTGAAGATTCTCTATTATTGGTTGGTGTGGTTGAAATTCTAGGGAAAATAGCATCGGTACGCTCAGGTGTCCAATAATTATTAGCATAATAAGTGGTTGGAACACCGCCATCCTTTCCTAAATCTAGAGGTAATGCAAACATTCCCGTGAGAGGTACATCACTTTTCCCTGTTCCTTGTAATAAAAATTCGAAATCGAAATTTTTATATTTCATTTGAAAGTTTGCGAAGTAATTTAAATTTGGAGTTGGATTCCCAATGCGTTCCTGATCATTTGCATCTATAATACCGTTTTCATCTAGATCTAAATATTTAATATCCCCAGGGGCTGCGTTTTCTCTTATAGGTATAAGTGCATTCCCATCCGAATCAAAATCTGATGCCTGGAGCAAGCCGTCAGTACGATAACCATAAATACTGTTTATGCTCCCTCCAACTTCATTTATAGTGGTCTCTGTAATGTAAGGCCCTCCTACTAAAGCTTCAATTTTATTTTTATTATAACTAACCCCTGGTCTTATACTAAATCTAAAATCTTCATTTATCCTATCATTGTAATTCACTGAAAATTCCACACCACGGTTTCTAACTTCACCTGCGTTAACCGGCACATCCCCTTGAAACCCTCCTACAAATGGCAATTGTGGTGTTAATATGATATCTTTAGTTAACTTGTCATACACATCAAAGGTTATTTCCAATTTGTTATTTGCAAAAAGACCAACATCCAAACCAAGGTTTAACATATTAACAGTTTCCCAAGTAATATCTGGATTACCGTTTGCTGTTTCTAGACCATGACTGGAACTTATTAAAGTTTGATATCTGTACAAACCAATGTTATCGTTACCTAACTGCCCGTAAGATGCTCTTAATTTTAAATTGTTTATAACATTAGATTCTCTTAAAAATGATTCGTTATGCAAATTCCAACCTGCAGCTATCGAAGGAAAAACCCCATATTTATTTCCTGGTCCAAATCGAGACGAGCCATCGGTCCGAATTGTAGCCTCGAGAAGATACTTATCTCTATATGAATAATTCAATTTTGCATAAGCCGACAATAGTGACGTTACATCCCATTCCCCACTATTCGTTTCTTCTTGTGAATATCCTGCCATAGCAAACAAATAGTGATCATCCATGTCTAATGTATAATCGGCATTTGCTGCAAGGTAATAATAGGTACCCCTGTCCATGGATGTGGTTCTTTGGGTATCCCAGGTCATATATAATTGGCCTGTGTAATAATCAAAAAAATTGGTATTATCCCTAACTGCCTTGTTGACATCACTATTTAGCCTAAAACTAAATTGACTGTTTACATTAAAATTATCGGCTACCTTCCATTTCGGATGTACATTTATACTTACACTACCATCCTCAAAACTTTTAATCCCCCCTCGCTCAGCATATGCCAAAGGATTCACAATCCCCGCATAATGCCCATAATGACTAACACCATTCTGTTCTGGGTATCTTGGCAGAATAATTGGAGGCACTCTATAAATGTCTTCCAAAATTCTATTTCCTCCAGAACCACTAGTTCTATTAGGTTGTGTTCTATCTAGTTTTATAGCTAATAAATCTAAGTTTAAGAGGAATTTATTATTTAACGAAATAGAGGTATTGGCCCTAATATTGAACCGCTCCATTTCATTATTAGGTATCATTCCCTGTTGGTTCATATAGTTTCCCGTAACAGCAAACCTAGCCAAATCGTTACCTCCACTGATAGAAACCGAATGACTATGAATTGGAGAAGCACGATTAATCATTAAGTCAACCCAATCTGTATCTGGATAAGCAACTGGATTTTCCCCACTAGCAGTGGCTAAAATATCACCTTCTGCAAAGTTAGGAGACAACCCCGCATTAATTTGGGCTTCGTTATACATACGCATATAAGTTGCTCCATCAACCGTTTGAGGCAAATTTGCCGGCGACTGGAATCCCGCATAACCATCATAGGTAACTAAAACCTCGCCTGCCACCCCACGCTTAGTCTCTACCAATATTACTCCATTGGCAGCCCTAGAACCATATATAGCAGCAGCGGCAGCATCCTTTAAAATGGTAACACTCTTTACTGTAACTGGATCGATATGGTTCATATCCATAGGAACACCATCCACCAATACCAATGGATTTGAATACCCTAAAGTACTCACCCCTCTAATTCTAAGTGTTGCCGAATCACCTCCTGGCATGCCTGACCCTTGAGAAGCCTGTATACCTGTTACTCCTCCCTGTAAGGACTGCGACAAACTTGTAATGGGCTTATTATCTATATTCGCCTCAACATCTAAAGCACCTACAGCACTGGCCATATGTCTTTTTTGCTGTTGAGTAAGCCCCATTACTACAACTTCTTCCAACGCAGATGTTTCTTCCTGCAAACTAATCGTTAATTTACTTTTACTCTCTTTGGCTAAGTATTCGAATGTTTTAAAACCCATCATGGAAAACACTATAGTATCTCCTATTTGGGCATTTAATTCAAAATCACCATCAAAATTTGAAACGGTTCCTTTTGCCTGGTTTTTAACAAAAATATTCACCCCCATTAGTGGCTGTGGCAACTCTTGGGTATCGTAAACAAATCCTTTTATATTAACTTGCTTTTGGGTACTACTCGTTTTTGGAGGTTGTAATTTTATATTAATATTGTTATTTTCAACCCAATATGAAAAACTTGCTTTTACTGATAAGTCTTTTAGCAGATCATTTAATGTAACCTTCTCATATTTTGCATTATAACGTTGTGTATTTTCAATTACAGATTTACCGTAGGTAAATGTAAACCCTGTTTCTTCTTGTAATTTAGAAAACACCTCTACTAGCAATGCGTTTTCTAGATTTATATCTACCAACACGTTTGTATTTGGCTGCGCATGTAAATAAATTATATTACAGAAAAATATTGCCGATATTAAAATTTTTCGGATATTCATGGTACTTTTAAGTATTATTATGGTACTAAATGCTTAATGAAATTTCAGGTCTGTTGCAGCAGACCTGTTTTTTTTTGAAGTTTTATGGAGCTACGGTCAATGCAATTTCATCTTGTTCGGTTTTAATAAGTTGTACATTACTAATAAAATTAAATCGCTTTAAAAGAACGTCTATAGGCTCCTTGTTATTTACGACGATAGAAATATGTTCTTCCCCAAATCGACTATCAAACTCTAGAATTTTGACCCCGTATTCTGAAGAAATGAAATTTAAAAATTGATGTATTGTTATCTGATCCAGATACACTTGATTTTGATACCAAGACGTGAACAACTTGGCATTAGTTTTT
Coding sequences within it:
- a CDS encoding endonuclease/exonuclease/phosphatase family protein, with translation MKTTMKHIYIITVVLISIFGMSCSEGDWKDYTPPTEVIIDDEDIEDEEIDEVTLKVMSFGIYNQHADLNQVAALISNYDPDLVVLREIDHYNARTGIEIEQGLTVANALGMNYYFASGRSYQQGEYGPSMLSKFPIVNPQSTVLPVGPIYGGVEKPFAWAEIEIADNVTIGFASATLDDGSNANRNAENQPLQAQKILDLFTGYEYPLIIGGNFYSQTDTDPHLQMLYQEFTPGCSNCELTYPGSSPQYVADHIIYRTMPGYEMEVLSYEVGNEVINERKPVISEIKLTIVE
- a CDS encoding RagB/SusD family nutrient uptake outer membrane protein; amino-acid sequence: MKKYIFLLLIMSALGLVSCEDYLTHDHPTAVSDDEWWNTESDAAAALYRVYVGIPDGANGRQLQFLSGLSDDMVPRQSSRGEFEAYTKGLQSASWDVALQIWTADYKCIRRAARFLENVDNVYMDEELKSRYKWEAKALRAYYHMELMMLYGGVPIVTTALTPNESQVARNTEQEVYDFVIEELMQCAVNLPSEYNYSERWRMTSGICWALISRLSLYKGDYDLAKQASLELINSGNYNLYPNYRDLFTYTGEMNNESIFFKEGGSAYAWVAFAPQGVGGKTVLSPTASLVNTFETKQGKTIQELGQDSLQIYMASPNYNNNRDPRLQASVLWNGREFSSNVLEPFNPNPNNNDRISIQNSTSTGYWCYKYVTEEDRTGARTLDYMILRYAEVLLTYVEALIETGDWQNPDVITYINAIRNRAGMPDVDTQIYNTQEKLRELVRRERRVELAFEAVRFWDIRRWNILEDVMNGPVYGAVDPATGEPFYVEDRLARNNRDYLWPIPQAEILANPNMEQNPNY
- a CDS encoding TonB-dependent receptor yields the protein MVDINLENALLVEVFSKLQEETGFTFTYGKSVIENTQRYNAKYEKVTLNDLLKDLSVKASFSYWVENNNINIKLQPPKTSSTQKQVNIKGFVYDTQELPQPLMGVNIFVKNQAKGTVSNFDGDFELNAQIGDTIVFSMMGFKTFEYLAKESKSKLTISLQEETSALEEVVVMGLTQQQKRHMASAVGALDVEANIDNKPITSLSQSLQGGVTGIQASQGSGMPGGDSATLRIRGVSTLGYSNPLVLVDGVPMDMNHIDPVTVKSVTILKDAAAAAIYGSRAANGVILVETKRGVAGEVLVTYDGYAGFQSPANLPQTVDGATYMRMYNEAQINAGLSPNFAEGDILATASGENPVAYPDTDWVDLMINRASPIHSHSVSISGGNDLARFAVTGNYMNQQGMIPNNEMERFNIRANTSISLNNKFLLNLDLLAIKLDRTQPNRTSGSGGNRILEDIYRVPPIILPRYPEQNGVSHYGHYAGIVNPLAYAERGGIKSFEDGSVSINVHPKWKVADNFNVNSQFSFRLNSDVNKAVRDNTNFFDYYTGQLYMTWDTQRTTSMDRGTYYYLAANADYTLDMDDHYLFAMAGYSQEETNSGEWDVTSLLSAYAKLNYSYRDKYLLEATIRTDGSSRFGPGNKYGVFPSIAAGWNLHNESFLRESNVINNLKLRASYGQLGNDNIGLYRYQTLISSSHGLETANGNPDITWETVNMLNLGLDVGLFANNKLEITFDVYDKLTKDIILTPQLPFVGGFQGDVPVNAGEVRNRGVEFSVNYNDRINEDFRFSIRPGVSYNKNKIEALVGGPYITETTINEVGGSINSIYGYRTDGLLQASDFDSDGNALIPIRENAAPGDIKYLDLDENGIIDANDQERIGNPTPNLNYFANFQMKYKNFDFEFLLQGTGKSDVPLTGMFALPLDLGKDGGVPTTYYANNYWTPERTDAIFPRISTTPTNNRESSDFWFQNGAYLRLKYVQLGYNLKGDVLDFLKLKSFRVYLNAQNPFTFTSTKLVDPETRGNQWTYGVVETYTVGLNVKF